DNA sequence from the Falco peregrinus isolate bFalPer1 chromosome 1, bFalPer1.pri, whole genome shotgun sequence genome:
gaattctttttttcttaatgtctgAGAAGGTGATATATTCACATTAATTGAAATTATTATGTGCAGCTGAGTCACATGATGTAGAAGCTGAAAGTTGTAAATTCATTTGGTTTATTACTTCCAATGTGTTCCAACATTGAGCAATTGTGAAAGATCCATTCTTATTCTTTTACATGTGGCGTCAGCCATATTCCTGAAACTATCTCTTGCAAGCTTTGCCTTAGCTGACCTGTCAGATAACTGAGGTTGTGAGATAACCTTCCAACAAAagtcctgtttttcttcctctttcctcacCATCATGTGCTTAATATGCAAAATAGATGTCTGGGGCTCCACTTCCCCTTTCAGCTTGAGAGTACAGTAACTTTCgagacagatgaaaaatatcacaggagaaatattcttttcttcttactcaactgtaaaaactgttctgaaataaGCTAAAAGTTACTTGCTGTTTACTTCAACCCCATACACACAAAGCCATAGTAAAAGTCTCTTGTTTATCTgtcaggaaaaacagaattcttccttcctcctgaaTGTTCCTTGTATATAATTAATGATAATAAATATTCCTAAGTATCATTCAACGTTGGACCAGAATTTTATTCCTTGTAGGATGTTACAAGTTTTCacttcaaaaagtaatttttaaagtcttttttttttcttctttgaggGGAGGAAAAACTTGCCCAACAGTGCATATCTATCCCAAAGGCTTGCTAAGCACATTCTTTATGCCAAGTCCCTTGGTTTGAGTGTGCACAAGTGCTCTTTTTCTGTCATGCAAACCTCCGAATCATGGggctttgaaaaggaaaatgggcCACTTGAATTGGTTATCACAAAACGGCCTCAGAAAATCCTGCAAGATTTTGTGGTAGGGTAACTCAAGACTGAAAAATTTGGGGCTTTAGAGCTTAGATTCTTTCTGTACTAGTCTCAGGGTATTCTCTTATAAAGGAGTCCCTAAAGATGTGGGAAACCCTTGTGTGAACCTCAACTGTCTCTTCTAAGATAAGTGAacttaatctgaaaaaaacgTTAAGACAACCTTAGCATATTTGTCTGTTACCCAAGTAAGAGTCACCTTTACTTGCACAGCACCTTTCAGgtattttcagcagaaacaagGTGATATTAGCAGTATGATACAGGACAAATGTATGGGAAGGATTGTTCCAACAGGGTAAGGATGGACCTGGACATTAAAGCTTGTGATAAAGTTTTGTGAATCCAGGTTAAAAGGACACCTTTGGGTATTTGTATTTGTTGTGCAGGGATGGAGTGGACGTTTAATATCTGGGGGTGGGTCCCATGTTCCTTGGTATGTTATAGTTGCCCTTGATCAGGCCGTTCCCTTCAGATCTTCACTGAGTGGTAAACAGAACATAAAATGCCCCATGTATTTTGTTCTAGTCAAAACGCCTATAATTTATTGGCAATATCAAGGCCAaggtgtttttggtttttttttcctcctaggtGGCCTGTATAATGGTCTGCCATCCTGACTAGGGTTGCAGAGACACGGAGATGGGCCTTCCTGGCCTGGAGCAGGTCAAGGCCACCCTGAAGGGTTCAGCCGCCATTTTGGGGCTGAGTCAGTGAAACAGCTTCTGTCAGGTCAAGCTGCTGTTCAGCAGCCACCATACTTGAACCCCGTGTCAGGAAAGGTACTTCGCTGTTTTTAACAGCTACTGCACAGCCCTTCCCTGACCCCTCCCTCAGCGGGGCTGGAGCTCCTCCTGCCTTCGCAAGGCAGCAGTGTAGGCGAGGCGAAGGCGGGCGGTGCCCGGCGGGGCAGGCCACGCCTCTCGCTCCCGCGCAGCACTTCCCGCGCTCTGCCCACCTCGCTGGGCGGGGCTCGGCGCGCCGCGACACCGCACGCACGGGCCGGCGCCGCCTGCGCCTGCGCGCCCGCCACGTCTGCCGGAAGGTGGGGCCGCGCCGAGCCCGCCCGCGGCCTCGCGGGGACAGTcgccgcccggcgccccccTCACGGCTCCCCCCGGGCCGGGGGTCCCCCGCGCTGGGAGGAGGTGAGGCCGGGCTGTGCTGAAGCCTACGTCGCTCCCGAGGGCCGCCgggtggggcggggggccgggcctGGCGAGGGCCGGAGGCAGGCGGccgtgctgggggggggggcgcggagggGGGCAGCGGCCACCCCAGGTGTCGCCCTCCAGCCCGGCCTCGCCTGCCTCTGCGTTTGTGGCTGTACTCGGCCAAGGGACCCTCCACAAGGCTGTCctgggcggggggtggggggcgagCCCTTCCCGGGAGTCGGGCTAGAGGCCAGCGTGGCCTGTGTAGCCTCGCAGCCCTTAGGGCGAGTGTAGGCACGCACCTGCCTCCCCCCTCGCCCCGCTAATGTCACAAAAGGGACAGCAGGCCTCACAGTTTTCTGGGGAGAAGTTCCTCTGTCTGACTCAGATTATGAATCTACAGGCCAAACACTAAGGCGTTGTTGTTACCTGTTCCTGTGATAAGCATCTGGCTGCTTTTGACCTCCAGCTGCGTTAGTTTATTTCAGCTGGGAGTGAGTAGGCCTCATGTTCTGTTAGGGTGGCAGGCTGGATGCTCTGTAGCAGGTGCTGATACCAGAAACATGGTGGTCTAATGGCTCAGCCTTGGTTTTGACAGTTTTCCTCAGAAACTGATTTGGTTCATTTCCATCAGTTATCAAAACAGCCAAATACCAAGCAAGTAGgagaaaagtattaaaattattacagCACTAATAGATTAACACAGTAGTTGTTTAGGTAACCCATACATCTTGCCTCATCAACACCAGTCTGATTTGTAATCATTCTATGTCTTTTGCAGTGTGTGGtcctgaaattttaattttatggagTTTATCAACAGACATCCATCATGTCGTGGCTTGCTGATCTTGCTGGAAAGGCAGAGGATCTACTCAACAGAGTTGATCAAGGAGCTGCATCAGCTCTGAGCAAGAAGGACACAGCAAGCAGTGCAATTTATGATAATAAGAATTTGAACTCTGCCAATGAATATTCTGAACTGCGCCAGCATACTGGAGAACTGAAATACCAGGCATCATCCAAAGCAGCCTACATCTCTTCGGCAGCTGATAATATTAAACAACAAAAGGCCACAATCCTAGAAGGAACAGCAAATGTTAAACCAACACGTAGGACATCTTCGGAGGTTGCTTCTCCAGTAGAAAGTGTTTCCACACCCAGAGCTGTCTCACATtttgtgagaagaaaaaaggcagaaccTGATGATGAGTTGCTGTTTGATTTTCTCAACAGTTCAGAGAAAGAGCCTAATGGAAGGATGGACCCtaaaaaagagaagagcaaGGCACCTGTTCTTCAAAATCATTCTCGGACTTCAAGCATTAGTTCTGCGTCTACCAGTACACAGAGTGCAAAAACTACTGAAGATAATTCCATCAGGAGCCAAGGCAACGGTAGTTAAATAGTATTGAACGTAGAGATATTTAAAACCCAAGTATGTCTAGGGTAAGGCTAGGTAATGGATTTACTGTCACTTCATGAAACATTTAGTGCTAGTGGTATGTCAGATATGTGGAATACAGCAGAgtctttaacattttttcatctCTGGGATAATCTTAGATACTCTGCTAATTTGACAAGCTGCATAATTCATACCTAAAGCTTTTGTGTTCTCAGTCTACCTCATTGCTACTGTTCACCTTGACCTCCCTGAGCATGACCAAACCTTGCATCCGCCCCTGTACATCCCCACTTAGAAGCACAGGCGCTGCTGCATTTGTTTGATCACTCGGGGGCCCTTGCCTGTTGTTGCCACCTAGGAGAGTGAGTGACTTTCACCAGCTGGTAGGTGGTTTTGGCTGTTGCACAGTGCACCATGTGAGGTGATGTGGGGTTTTCTACGTTCCACCATTGGAGTAAGCTGTGAAACTTGCTTGTCCTGCGGAGTGGGAAGTTGGATGTGGATAGGCTTTTGCAGAGCTACAGACATGAGAGAGCTAGATAAAGCCTTCAGGTTTGCTAAAAGTAGTTCATTACTgcaaatgtgaagaaaaaaaaaaagttctaaatCCAGACACCTGAAAGAGCCTCCAGGCCAGATAAGTCAAAAGTTGGGAGTTATTCTCAGGTTAACATGAAGGACGGTGTGGCTGGGAAGCATCAGGAGCTTGTGTTCTCTATCAGACTGTTTGATCTATACTCACTGCTGTTGCTGTACTATTTTGCTGTTGTTCATTCTATAAAATGTAAGCCAATGGTTATCTTATTAATGATGTAGTTAGAATACTTTATTACTTATTCAGTACTTTGAGCATGTAAAGCATTGTAAATGCCAGTTTTTTACTTACTGCATTAAATATGCTGAAAAGTTTTAGGTTTAAAAAAGGGATCATTTCTAAAGATGGGAATGTTTTTgtaattctggttttgtaaCTTTTCAGTAAGGTTTACTACTACTGCTGCTAATTGAAATATGTTAGGCCTGACTATATGGCCTTGCTGATTGGTGCTCAAAGAACATGTTTTGCTCAGAGTGGCCTGTGAAGTTTTCTTCTGAGGGATTTTTGAGTGGAGTTTGCATTGCGGAGCTGCCAGATGAGGAAGCACACAGTTATAGCATGCTGGTTTCAAAGTTGATTGTATAGATGTATAGGtgtaatttaaatgttttgtataGCATTTAGCACAAAACTGATTAGCATTGTGCTTTGTACATTGCCATGGATATGATCTAATATGTGGTATAAATGGCTAATCTCTTGCTTCGTTAATTTCATTCACCTGTTGAGTTTTCCAGACAAAGGAATGAGGATAAATTGTCTGATAATTTGGAAATAGTGTAAATGAATCAAAAGGAAGAAGGTGACACTTCTTAGAACCATTAAAATAGGAAAGGGATTTGAGAAAATGTGGAGGAAATCTTGCTGTAGCTGCTGCTACTACTttttggtgtggtggtggtCAGAATTATCTGCCACAGCTCCTTGGGTCCCCGGTGGTAGGGGCTGTTGAAATGGTAACAAGGAAGGTGGTGCAGGTTGGTTGGTGATCACAGAGTGAAGTAAATAATGTTGCAACAGCTAATAATGTTGTGTGCAGTCTTGCTTGGAATTAATTGCAGTCTGTCCCCATGGATTTTCAGCAGTTACTCATCTGGGACGTATTAAATTCAGAAGTAGTATTTTTGGattgcttgtttgtttgctcaTTGCATGCTGTGTTATTTTACCTTAACACTGCTGCAAAGTTTCCAGCTATTTGCACACTGGAATCAAGGCTGTTACAGTGCATGTATCAATTTCACAGTATTAATTCAGGATGGTCTGTGTGTGCTTGTGCATGATGGGGAAAGGCTGTTGGTTCCGCCTTCCCTGCAAGGGACTGTTGTTCAGAATACTGGCAGGAGTTCCCTTAGTGTTCtcactgagagagaaaaataaaaatctgtcatttgGTTTCCATAATTTAGAAGATTATAGTTTGTATTGGCAGAAAACTTTAACCACAtctaccttatttttttttcattagagaGAGGGAGATCATGCTTCTGCTTCAAATCACTGCCACTTGGTTTTTCATAGTAAAagtacttttgaaaaatattttgagagaaTTATTAATACAGAATTATTAGTAAGATGATGTTTTGactgaaattattcttaaaagGCTAAAGATACTATAATGTGTGGCTCTGAGTTACATTTTAGGTTTTCTATGAAAACAACTTACATTTTTGTTGAACAACaatgaacagatttttaaattacatccTTGCACTCAAAATCTTAACAGAAAGCCAGAAtgatctcattttaaaatttcctttagTTAATTGCTATGCATATTTAATCTCTTCTGTTACTGTCTCAGCTTCTGAGGACGTCTCTGGGCAGCACAGTCATAAAAAAGTATTAACGTTTTGAAATCCTAAAGTTGACATTAATGTAATAAGAAATAACTTCCATGTCTTATCTTGCAAGATTAACAAAAACATTGCATGATGCATGTATACTGTATAATAGTCCTATTTTTTGCAAGTCTGTTGGGAGAAGCACCTTCATATTCCATTTCAATATAAGCTATTTTGATGATTATGACTattatgatgatgattattACACATTTAACCACTGATGCAGAACATGGAATTACTGTTTATATTAAAGCAACTTGGAGATACGTATATTGGTTCTAACTTGCATCTCTTTTACAGAAACTCCAGACAGTTCAGATTCTGGACTGGGAGCACAAGGGAATGGTGTGAAGGATTCATCACTAAGCACAGTAACTAATCCTAGCCTTTCCGCTAATGATGATTTCAAGTCACATGAGCTATCCAATCTTCGCCTGGAGAATCAGCTGCTGCGGAATGAAGTTCAATCTTTAAATCAAGAAATGGCTTCATTAATTCAGAGGTccaaagaaacacaagaagGTACTGTGGTTTGGAAACTCAGCTATAACATTACAAAAATGCTAGCGAACTAGAAAACAATGCTATTGCTGTGTTAGTGTTTTGTATTTACAATAAAATCTTTGTGGTTACATTTGCGTATATGAATTACCAAGCAAAATGGTTCTTCAGTTCAGAATAATGAGCTGGGAGAAACTAAAAGACTTGTTcaactacaaagaaaacacaaatgttGATTAAAATGATGCGATCAAGTTAGTACCAAAACTCTGATCTGATTCAAATAGTGTTAGCAAATGTTACcagcattaaaatactttttctgcgTTTTAACAGCTATTGTGAAATACTTATTTGTAAATGAgtaatttcctttaaatactttaaaatctgACTGCTTTCTGGCTATAATCTCTGATGCCTAGAAACTGAcagtaaaaatagaaaatttggtatttttgtATGATTTCACTGGCCTTTTCAAAGCCAAATGAAATggcaaatataaaaaatgtgaatataaaTTAAACACTTAAATGATAAAACTTTGAGCAAACCCCTACTGTTAGGCATACAACTGAgggactgcatttttttcaaagtaaccATATGAGCCAGAGAATTGTAATTTCCATTGAAGTTTAATATATGATGTTTGATTAAAAACAGACGCCTCTAAGTTTTCAGGCATCCTTTCAacactgctgtatttttcaaCTGGTTTTAGCTTGAGCTTATTGTTGCATTTTGTTGAACTAGATACTTTATGCAaaggtttccaaaaactttctcgcACAGACTTATTTGACAGTAGGCCATTGCAAGGGGTGGAGGAGGTAAAATTTGTCATCAGCAGTGTGACACAGAATGAAATAGCTGGTTTGGGATCACCTGCAAGATTTCATGGGTCATGATCTGACAGCCAGTCTGGCATTTGTTacttctcagtagctggtaaaagttcagtgtttcttcagtttggttgtatttaatttctttctctaagAAATGTGATGGGTGTATTCTGAACATTTACAAGACCTTGCAATACCTACTTTTAttaacttcaaagaaaattcttattttGTAGAATTGAACAAATCCCGGGAAAGGGTTGAGAAGTGGAATGTTGACCATTCGAAGAGTGACAGGATGGTTAGAGAGCTTCGAGCTCGAGTTGATGATCTGACAGAAGCTGTTGGTGCCAAGGATTCACAGCTTGCTGTGCTGAAAGTACGGTTGCAAGAAGCTGATCAGCTCTTAAGTGCTCGGACAGAAGCTTTGGAAGCATTGCAGAGTGAAAAATCACGGTACTTCATAATTCTGCAAATAGTAATAAGTCTGAAAATTCAAGGTAGATGATTCAGTCTCTTTAAGAATGAAGTGAATAATGGGGAAAGGATTGTATCAGTATTTGAAATACAAGGATTAAAGTTTTCTCTGAGCCTGCTATATCATAGCTGGCAATGGGAACAGGGCAAATGAGCATTAGCTAGGGGCAATTGTCATCCGATTATTGAAATTCATTTTGTATAAAGTATTTGTTTGTATCGGAGGCCTGAAGCTGAAGATctcaggaaaaatgtttttgtcttcaaaaatgcatttgctttgcCGCAAATACGAAGACTTTTCTGACTTATCTCAGTGCTGGGGTATGAATCGTCAATTGGATACACCAATATATGTGTCAGGGAGGAGATGAGAGAGTCATTAACTCCAGGCCTCACACCTGTAATCAGCTGTATTCAGTAATTTACTggataaattttaaaagctggtcTGAAAACCAGGTAGTCGTATTTCTACCTGAAAATCACacttgatttcttctttttcaattAATGTGTGTATCGCTCTTTCAGGATAATACAAGACCATAGTGAAGGGAGCAGTTTGCAAAATCAAGCCCTTCAAACTCTTCAAGAGAGGCTGCGTGATGCAGACTCGGCACTCAAGCGAGAGCAAGAAAGTTACAAACAAATGCAGGTTAGATATGAAGAGTAAGGAACAGTTTCAGACTATTAAGATCAAATCTGTGAGGTTTCAGTGGTGCTCTCTTGACTTCAGTCTCTGTTCAGGATACTAAGTGCTTGGAAGAATGGGCTGTCTGCTGCGCTAAGTATCCTTGTGATGCTAGTTTACTCTTATATGttatattttgaaagctttgtgATTAAAAGTTTTTGAGGAATGATGCTGACATTGTTTACTGCTTTTTCATGTTAACTTTAAtgttaaaacaagttttaaaactaAATCAGTAATCAATTTAATCTTCCATGCTATGTTGTTCCGCAACAAATTCTTACACAATATTGATACGTGAGCTTAAGCATGTTAAGCAGGACAGTCACTTCTCTGGTAAAGAT
Encoded proteins:
- the GOLGA5 gene encoding golgin subfamily A member 5, yielding MSWLADLAGKAEDLLNRVDQGAASALSKKDTASSAIYDNKNLNSANEYSELRQHTGELKYQASSKAAYISSAADNIKQQKATILEGTANVKPTRRTSSEVASPVESVSTPRAVSHFVRRKKAEPDDELLFDFLNSSEKEPNGRMDPKKEKSKAPVLQNHSRTSSISSASTSTQSAKTTEDNSIRSQGNETPDSSDSGLGAQGNGVKDSSLSTVTNPSLSANDDFKSHELSNLRLENQLLRNEVQSLNQEMASLIQRSKETQEELNKSRERVEKWNVDHSKSDRMVRELRARVDDLTEAVGAKDSQLAVLKVRLQEADQLLSARTEALEALQSEKSRIIQDHSEGSSLQNQALQTLQERLRDADSALKREQESYKQMQNEFAARLSKTEAERQNLAEGITAAERKYLDEKRRADELQQQVKVTKTHLESAKQELTDYKQKATRILQSKEKLINSLKEGSGIEGLDSNTTSTMELEELRHERDTQREEIQKLMGQIQQMRTELQDMETQQVSEAESVREQLQDLQEQIAAHKMAKQETEAELERQKQELHYTEEELYRTKNTLQSRIKDREEEIQKLRNQLTNKALSSSSQTELENRLHQLTETLIQKQTMLESLSTEKNSLVYQLERLEQQLKAIQGTSTNGPAINMAGIDGAEGARMRNVPVLFSDVDTNMAGMYGRVRKAASSIDQFSIRLGIFLRRYPIARVFVIIYMALLHLWVMIVLLTYTPEMHHDSPSGR